TTCAAGGACTTCCAGATCCAAGGTTAAGACCCGATTTGAATCCCGCACGACTTCAATCAAGAGTTGTGCCGTAACTAAATCCCGCGCAGCGGAATCAATAATGTCATCTAAGCGGGACTGTGCGAATTGTTCCGTGCCGAGTGCTTGATAGAATTTGAGTGCATCTGTAATACGCCACCGCGCCGTAGTATCCAACCAGATGAATCTCTTGTCCTTTGTCGGAATCTGGTTAGGGGATCCATCCCATTCAAGCACCCGCTTTTCAAAGCGGTGCACCTGCTGAATAAAGGGTGTTTTTATTTTCAACCCAGCGGTGACGATCGGTTGCCCGACAGGACGACCAAACTCGGTAATGATGACTTGTTCACCTTCATAGACGGTATAGAACACACCTGACACAACCAGCAATACCAGAACTATAACGACAATTAAGGGGATGAGAACTATTTTCGACTTCATATTTTTAATTTTCCTTGCGGTTCGATTAGGCGGGTTTGAAGAATAATGTGCTTCTTCGTACATCCGCCCTCCATTACATTACGGGCTACGGGTTTCAATGCCCCGTATAAAGAAATAAAGGAAACTTTTGTGAGACGAACACCTCTTCACCGACTTCTAATTTTACCGGACGGTTTTTATTCCTTGAGTTGCAAAAGTGGGATAGGTGCGTTGGCTTTACCGTCAATGACATAAATCTCTTTCACCTGTGGCAACACTTCTCGCATCGCTTCCAGATAGAGTCGGCGACGGGTAACCTCTTTCGCCTTCTGATATTCCGTGCGAATCGCTTTGAACCGGTCCGCATCGCCCTGCGCTTCGTTCACCCGCTTCAGCGCGTACCCTTGTGCCTCCGAAATTCGCTGTGCCGCCACGCCTTTGGCTTTTGGAACGGATTGGTTGTAATCGCGCCACGCCTCGTTGATTAACCGCTCTTTCTCTTGCTTCGCCTCGTTAACGGCGTTAAAAGCGGACTTCACCGCTTCCGGTGGATTCACATCCTGCAAGGTCACGGTCGCCACATCTAATCCGGTTTGGTAGAGATCCAACGATCGCTGAAGATGTTCTTCAACTTCTGCCGCGATTTCAATACGACCGACAGTCAACACTTCGGTAACAGTCCGATCGCCTACAACCCGACTCATGACCGATTCTGAAAGGTCGCGCAAAGCGCGTTGCGGATTCCTCACAGAGAACAGGAACATTTTCGGATCTTTGATTTTATACTGAACCACCCATTCGACATCGGCGATACTCAGGTCCCCCGACAGTAAGAGGGATTCCTCCGAATAGTCGCGGGTGTCATACTGCGTCCGAACCCCGGC
This genomic window from Candidatus Poribacteria bacterium contains:
- the hflK gene encoding FtsH protease activity modulator HflK, which produces MQDLQDLITRQPYTRLITPKRILFVILGVIVLACLATSFYTVEADEIAVVLMFGKSVRQAEPGLHFKLPLGIERAINVPVRKVFKEEFGFRTLRAGVRTQYDTRDYSEESLLLSGDLSIADVEWVVQYKIKDPKMFLFSVRNPQRALRDLSESVMSRVVGDRTVTEVLTVGRIEIAAEVEEHLQRSLDLYQTGLDVATVTLQDVNPPEAVKSAFNAVNEAKQEKERLINEAWRDYNQSVPKAKGVAAQRISEAQGYALKRVNEAQGDADRFKAIRTEYQKAKEVTRRRLYLEAMREVLPQVKEIYVIDGKANAPIPLLQLKE